CGGAAATTTAGGACCTGATCATCTAAGAAAAACTCCACAAAACGGGCATTTGGCGTAGCGGCAACCAATGGCGCATGCAGATCATGCATCCAATGAGGGCAAACAATAACCCCCTTCAAATCCGCATAAGCAGAAATCCTGCGCCACTCTGTAATACCGCCACATACGGCAGCATCAGATTGCAGAATTGCTGCTCCACCTGCATCAATTAACTCTCTAAAGCGCCAGCGTCCTGCCTCCATCTCGCCAGTCGCAACGTTAATCTTCGTTAAGCGGGCCAGGGCAGCATGCAAATCAATCGCATCCGGTGAAAATGGCTCTTCGATCCAGTAAGGGTTATAGGCTTCAAAACGACGCATATACTCTAGTGCAGTTGGTAAGTCACGCCAGGCATTGTTGGCATCTAGAGTCAACAAAATATCATCGCCAATGGCCTTGCGGGCCGCCGCAACGCGAGCCTCTTCTTCGGCTGGTGATAAACGACCTACCTTCATCTTGACCGCCTTAAATCCCTGTTTGACGTAAGACTCCATTTCCTTACCAAGTTTGGCAGGCGTTTTACCTTCAAGGTAATAGCCGCCACTTGCATATGCCGGAACGCGATCATCCACAACAGAGCCAAGGTATTGATGCAAAGGAAGATCAACAG
Above is a genomic segment from Polynucleobacter sp. MG-5-Ahmo-C2 containing:
- a CDS encoding mandelate racemase/muconate lactonizing enzyme family protein, which encodes MPIIESVQVASVAVPLDKVTSFSTRTVSERHYCLVKVRSKNGHEGIGFCYVGSAGGDIAKIAVEQLLAPKLIGQNSHRSEGLWMDMYNESILQGRAGAVMRGISILDTAIWDLNARSVDLPLHQYLGSVVDDRVPAYASGGYYLEGKTPAKLGKEMESYVKQGFKAVKMKVGRLSPAEEEARVAAARKAIGDDILLTLDANNAWRDLPTALEYMRRFEAYNPYWIEEPFSPDAIDLHAALARLTKINVATGEMEAGRWRFRELIDAGGAAILQSDAAVCGGITEWRRISAYADLKGVIVCPHWMHDLHAPLVAATPNARFVEFFLDDQVLNFRRLINKQLTFKNGDLILHQTPGLGFEFDEAAVKKYAGKAAWTKIV